A genomic window from Luteolibacter sp. LG18 includes:
- a CDS encoding ATP-binding protein, which produces MSPTLTITTSLLAGIAVGVPFVLWLRTRSARAKEATAWKERLESDLQQARNERDRLLDALSDAFLLVDAETDIRFVNAAARELFEGRQIVGRPVREAFLDGRLADAVLQSLETGEPVRSRVVLPQQASPRGDHETRGVNAWIIDAARLPDTPADHPLTRVVIRDVTSEHQLEQIRKDFVANASHELRTPLAIINGYLENLLDEGMLDDREMTRRFLTVMRKHSDRISRIVEDMLVISRLESGEAAALKLEPFRFRACIHDILERLESMIRQQTAEVTVTMPDDTLKLNADRFYWTQVLFNLVENALKQNPHKGLRIEIGCIGLPEGGIRIWIADNGVGIPSADLPHIFRRFYRVEKHHSQQEIKGTGLGLSIVKRAVEAHGGSIGVTSTPGQDTRFTIDLPASVRAVE; this is translated from the coding sequence ATGAGTCCCACCCTTACCATCACCACGTCCCTCCTCGCCGGTATTGCCGTCGGAGTTCCCTTCGTCCTCTGGCTTCGCACCCGCTCCGCGCGGGCCAAAGAAGCCACCGCGTGGAAAGAACGACTCGAGAGTGACCTCCAGCAAGCCCGCAACGAACGTGACCGACTGCTCGACGCCCTCAGCGACGCCTTCCTGCTGGTGGACGCGGAAACGGACATCCGTTTCGTCAACGCCGCCGCTCGAGAACTTTTCGAGGGCCGACAGATCGTCGGCCGCCCGGTCCGGGAAGCTTTTCTCGACGGCCGCCTGGCGGACGCCGTGCTGCAATCTCTCGAAACGGGCGAACCGGTCCGCTCCCGCGTGGTGCTGCCCCAGCAGGCATCTCCGCGCGGCGACCATGAAACCCGCGGCGTCAATGCTTGGATCATTGATGCCGCCCGCCTGCCGGACACCCCGGCAGACCATCCTCTCACCCGTGTCGTCATCCGCGACGTGACCTCCGAACACCAGCTCGAACAAATCCGCAAGGACTTCGTGGCGAACGCCTCCCACGAACTCCGGACGCCGCTTGCCATCATCAACGGCTACCTGGAAAACCTTCTCGACGAGGGCATGCTCGATGATCGCGAGATGACCCGGCGTTTCCTCACCGTGATGCGGAAGCACTCCGACCGGATCTCCCGCATCGTGGAGGACATGCTGGTCATTTCCCGGCTGGAGTCCGGGGAAGCCGCCGCCCTGAAGCTGGAGCCCTTCCGCTTCCGCGCCTGCATCCATGATATTCTGGAGCGCCTGGAATCGATGATCCGCCAGCAAACCGCCGAGGTGACGGTGACGATGCCGGACGACACGCTGAAGCTGAATGCCGACCGCTTTTACTGGACCCAGGTGCTATTCAATCTGGTGGAGAACGCGCTGAAGCAGAACCCGCACAAGGGGCTGCGGATCGAGATCGGCTGCATCGGCCTTCCGGAAGGCGGCATCCGGATCTGGATCGCGGACAATGGCGTGGGCATCCCCAGCGCCGACCTGCCGCACATTTTCCGTCGCTTCTACCGCGTGGAGAAACACCACTCGCAGCAGGAGATCAAGGGGACCGGCCTGGGGCTTTCGATCGTGAAGCGCGCGGTGGAGGCCCATGGCGGCTCGATCGGCGTGACCTCCACGCCGGGCCAGGACACCCGGTTCACCATCGACCTGCCGGCCTCGGTGCGGGCGGTGGAGTGA
- a CDS encoding YSC84-related protein, whose protein sequence is MKATYLAAPALAAASLLLSNCAHEPVTQSNASSASGSKIAADSRAALHHLYAENPSARRMGNHAAGVLVFPHIWKGAFVYGAEGGNGTLFIHDRVNGFYQTAGGSWGLQAGLQKSGYALFLFDRSAIAHLNDAAGWDVGSHPGLTIVDRGASAALTAKTLDRGVYAYTFGQKGLMADVSLRGSKITRIHPGR, encoded by the coding sequence ATGAAAGCCACGTATCTCGCCGCGCCGGCCCTTGCCGCCGCCAGTTTGCTCCTGAGCAACTGCGCCCATGAACCGGTGACGCAATCCAACGCCTCCTCCGCCAGCGGCAGCAAGATCGCCGCGGACTCCCGGGCGGCGCTGCACCATCTCTATGCCGAGAATCCCTCCGCGCGCCGCATGGGCAACCACGCCGCCGGGGTACTGGTATTCCCCCATATCTGGAAGGGGGCTTTTGTCTATGGTGCCGAGGGCGGCAATGGCACGCTCTTCATCCACGACCGCGTCAACGGCTTCTATCAGACCGCCGGTGGCTCGTGGGGACTTCAGGCCGGACTCCAGAAATCCGGCTACGCGCTGTTCCTCTTCGACCGCAGCGCGATCGCCCACCTCAACGATGCCGCCGGGTGGGATGTCGGCAGCCATCCCGGCCTGACCATCGTCGACCGCGGTGCCTCCGCCGCGCTCACCGCGAAGACCCTCGACCGGGGCGTCTATGCCTACACCTTCGGCCAAAAAGGCCTGATGGCGGACGTGAGCCTCCGGGGATCGAAGATCACCCGTATCCATCCGGGACGTTGA
- a CDS encoding phosphate ABC transporter substrate-binding protein has translation MKILMCLLVFVGLRCEADEVLRLKGSDTLGAKLVPQWAESYKADHPGTKFEIAAEGSSTAFPALLDGTADIGMSSRDIKPEEAKRFEEKGIAIERHIVAYDVLVIVVNASNPVTGLTRKQVEGLFTGDIANWKDIGGADMPVKVTTRNTSSGTYKDFQTLAMSGRPYGHTANRMAGSEHPTQIIAKEQGGIACVGIAYAGASGIKALPIDGKQAVAADLATYPYVRPCYLFVRKDAPENIRAFVRFACSEKGKGIATRVGFLVKP, from the coding sequence ATGAAAATCCTGATGTGTCTGCTGGTCTTTGTTGGCCTCCGTTGCGAGGCCGATGAAGTGCTCCGCCTCAAGGGCTCCGACACTCTCGGCGCGAAACTCGTCCCGCAATGGGCGGAATCGTACAAGGCCGACCATCCGGGAACGAAGTTTGAGATCGCCGCCGAGGGCTCCAGCACCGCCTTTCCGGCCCTCCTCGACGGCACCGCGGACATCGGCATGTCCAGCCGTGACATCAAGCCGGAGGAGGCGAAACGCTTCGAGGAAAAGGGCATCGCAATCGAACGCCACATCGTAGCCTACGACGTATTGGTCATCGTGGTGAACGCCTCCAACCCGGTCACAGGGCTGACCCGCAAACAGGTGGAGGGCCTTTTCACCGGCGACATCGCGAACTGGAAGGATATCGGTGGGGCGGACATGCCGGTCAAGGTGACCACCCGCAATACGTCCTCGGGCACCTACAAGGATTTCCAAACCCTCGCCATGAGCGGGCGACCCTATGGCCATACCGCGAACCGCATGGCGGGAAGCGAGCATCCCACCCAGATCATCGCGAAGGAGCAGGGGGGGATCGCCTGTGTCGGAATCGCCTACGCCGGAGCCTCCGGCATCAAGGCGCTTCCCATTGATGGCAAGCAGGCCGTTGCCGCCGATCTCGCCACCTATCCATACGTGCGTCCCTGTTACCTTTTCGTCCGCAAGGACGCTCCGGAAAACATCCGCGCCTTTGTCCGGTTCGCCTGCTCGGAAAAGGGCAAGGGGATCGCCACCCGGGTTGGGTTTCTCGTGAAACCTTGA